The Hevea brasiliensis isolate MT/VB/25A 57/8 chromosome 1, ASM3005281v1, whole genome shotgun sequence DNA segment ATCACATGGAAAGAGATATGGTTTAGTTGGGCCTAATGGGATGGGCAAGTCCACGTTGTTAAAGCTTATTGCTTGGAGGAAGATTCCTGTACCTAAAAATATAGACGTGCTTCTGGTTGAACAAGAGGTGATTGGTGATGATAAAACTGCTCTAGAAGCAGTTGTTGCTGCTAATGAAGAGCTTGTCAAGATTCGGCAAGAAGTTGCATCCTTGCAAAATTTAACTTTAGCTGCAGGTGATGAGGATGGAGATGATATAAATGGAAATGATGCAGGAGAGAAGCTTCCCGAGTTGTATGAGAAATTGCAGATCTTGGGGTCAGATGCTGCTGAGGCTCAGGCATCAAAGATTCTTGCTGGGCTTGGTTTCACCAGGGAAATGCAGGGTCGTCCTACTAAATCATTTAGCGGTGGATGGAGGATGAGAATTTCATTGGCCAGGGCACTTTTTGTCCAGCCAACTCTTTTATTGTTGGATGAACCCACTAATCACCTTGACCTCAGAGCTGTTCTATGGTTAGAGGAGTACCTGTGCAGATGGAAGAAAACACTTGTTGTTGTTTCTCATGACAGGGATTTCCTTAACACAGTATGTAATGAAATTATCCATCTTCATGACATGAAGCTTCATGTCTACCGAGgaaattttgatgattttgaaAGTGGTTATGAGCAGCGTCGCAAAGAGATGAAcaagaaatttgaaatttatgataAGCAGGTGAAAGCTGCAAAGAGATCAGGAAACCGTGTTCAGCAGGAAAAGGTTAAAGATCGTGCAAAATTTGCTGCTGCCAAGGAAGCATCAAAGAGCAAGGCAAAGGGCAAGGTTGAAGACGAACCTCCACCAGAGGCTCCAAAGAAGTGGAAAGATTACAGTGTGGAGTTCCACTTCCCTGAACCAACAGAGCTGACACCACCACTTTTGCAGCTGATTGAAGTCAGCTTCAGTTATCCCAACCGGGAGGATTTCAGGCTCTCAAATGTTGATGTGGGCATTGATATGGGTACCCGTGTCGCCATCGTTGGGCCCAATGGAGCTGGAAAATCTACTTTACTTAATCTTCTTGCTGGTGATTTGGTTCCAACTGAGGGTGAAGTAAGAAGAAGTCAGAAGTTGCGGATTGGGAGGTACTCGCAGCACTTTGTGGACCTATTGACAATGGACGAAACACCGGTTCAGTACCTTCTCCGACTTCATCCTGAACAAGAGGGACTTAGCAAGCAGGAGGCTGTTCGTGCCAAGCTTGGGAAATTTGGGCTCCCTAGTCATAATCACCTCACTCCAATTTTAAAACTGTCTGGAGGGCAGAAAGCTCGGGTtgtatttacttcaatttctatgTTAAGGCCGCACATATTGTTGTTGGATGAGCCCACAAATCATTTAGACATGCAGAGCATTGATGCATTGGCTGATGCACTGGATGAATTTACTGGTGGAGTTGTCTTAGTAAGTCATGATTCTAGGCTTATATCTCGTGTTTGTGAGAATGAAGAGAGAAGTGAAATTTGGGTGGTCGAAAATGGAACTGTTAATGCTTACCCTGGCACATTTGAGGAATACAAGGAAGAGCTACAGAGGGAAATTAAAGCAGAGGTTGATGATTAAGTGATTATAGTTCCAATTGTATTAAATAGTTCGCCAAGCTGTTATTATGTTGTATTCACAAATACGTTTGTCAAGACAGATACTGTTTTCCCCTTTTTCATTATTGATGTTGAGTGTAATCCGATATATTGCGGTATTCATATAataatgatttataaattttgtcCATTTGCATGTTATTTATGCAAATGTAGGAGAGTTTCCATATTTCAACTTGTGAACTCCCCTTTCTTCTATGCTGCTGCCACAATTCTCATTGTGATGGTATTTAATATTTTGTTCTTTCTAATTTGGGGTGGCGTGTTAATGGAATGAAGGTTTCTTTATGTTTTCCTTCACAAGGACTCCATGCACATGAAATCAAATCTTCATGCTGCACTTTCAGTCTTCCCGTGTTCT contains these protein-coding regions:
- the LOC110653829 gene encoding ABC transporter F family member 4 codes for the protein MGKKKAGEASVGTKANASNKDGKKEKISVAALLANMDQKPDKPKKGSTSSLSTAKAKAPKVSSYTDGIDLPPSDEEDDYASEDKQQQAGAKSRQQRGDVKPLDISVTDKELKKREKKDLLAALAAEQAKKEALKDDHDAFTVVIGSRASVLEGEDDADANVKDITIDNFSVSARGKELLKNASVKISHGKRYGLVGPNGMGKSTLLKLIAWRKIPVPKNIDVLLVEQEVIGDDKTALEAVVAANEELVKIRQEVASLQNLTLAAGDEDGDDINGNDAGEKLPELYEKLQILGSDAAEAQASKILAGLGFTREMQGRPTKSFSGGWRMRISLARALFVQPTLLLLDEPTNHLDLRAVLWLEEYLCRWKKTLVVVSHDRDFLNTVCNEIIHLHDMKLHVYRGNFDDFESGYEQRRKEMNKKFEIYDKQVKAAKRSGNRVQQEKVKDRAKFAAAKEASKSKAKGKVEDEPPPEAPKKWKDYSVEFHFPEPTELTPPLLQLIEVSFSYPNREDFRLSNVDVGIDMGTRVAIVGPNGAGKSTLLNLLAGDLVPTEGEVRRSQKLRIGRYSQHFVDLLTMDETPVQYLLRLHPEQEGLSKQEAVRAKLGKFGLPSHNHLTPILKLSGGQKARVVFTSISMLRPHILLLDEPTNHLDMQSIDALADALDEFTGGVVLVSHDSRLISRVCENEERSEIWVVENGTVNAYPGTFEEYKEELQREIKAEVDD